One Terriglobia bacterium DNA window includes the following coding sequences:
- a CDS encoding metallophosphoesterase: MPDVRYVCLSDTHFGADNSLLTNLRAGTATVEPLHASPVLQALAACLSDLISKNQNAAPPTLILNGDIMELALTSDNNAAMAFERFMELIVPNNGKRLFANEMIYVAGNHDHHLWETARETQYANFIDKNPDLRDLPIPWHTTNIFSGDPVPAFFLNTLIQRHDAMKDITVRAVYPNFGLNDGHGKLVIFSHGHYIESIYTLMTNLRSMIFPDRKPPVTIWDLEAENFAWIDFFWSTLGRSGGVGTDVELIYNMMTDPRKLKILINNLAAGIVREFGKQGLGGRIDSYFLGQFLNLTLGRVAATERHDGSALLTPDATAGLKNYIEGVLLTQLDQELNHNRPTEWSFVFGHTHKPYEDTGEFAGYPGLTGLYNSGGWVVDTPQAEPLHGASAVLVDENLDVVSLRFYNQQADAANYAVRVSEAQRPNGTHSAFYERLQGLINPNRDPWKSFSAVVAGEIPLRLRIQGEGN, from the coding sequence ATGCCTGATGTACGCTACGTCTGTCTATCGGATACCCATTTCGGCGCCGATAACAGCCTCCTGACCAATCTTCGAGCCGGCACGGCCACCGTCGAGCCGCTCCATGCGAGTCCGGTGCTGCAGGCACTTGCCGCGTGTCTTTCCGATCTCATTTCGAAGAACCAGAATGCCGCACCGCCGACCCTGATCCTGAACGGCGACATCATGGAACTGGCCCTCACCAGCGACAACAACGCGGCCATGGCGTTCGAGCGCTTCATGGAATTGATCGTTCCGAATAACGGCAAGCGGCTCTTCGCGAATGAAATGATCTATGTCGCAGGCAACCACGACCATCATTTGTGGGAGACGGCGCGCGAAACGCAATATGCCAATTTCATCGACAAGAATCCCGATCTTCGGGACTTGCCCATTCCGTGGCACACCACAAATATCTTCAGCGGCGATCCCGTTCCGGCGTTCTTTCTGAATACGCTCATCCAGCGTCACGATGCGATGAAGGACATCACGGTCCGCGCGGTCTATCCCAACTTCGGGTTGAATGACGGACACGGGAAGCTTGTCATTTTTTCGCATGGTCATTACATCGAATCGATTTACACATTGATGACAAACCTGCGTTCGATGATCTTTCCGGATCGCAAGCCGCCGGTCACGATCTGGGATCTCGAGGCGGAAAACTTCGCCTGGATCGACTTTTTCTGGTCGACGCTGGGGCGGTCCGGCGGCGTCGGCACGGATGTCGAGCTGATCTACAACATGATGACGGACCCTCGAAAGTTGAAAATCCTCATCAACAACCTGGCTGCGGGAATCGTTCGCGAGTTCGGCAAGCAGGGCCTCGGCGGCAGAATCGACAGTTACTTCCTGGGACAGTTTCTCAACCTGACGCTGGGCCGCGTTGCCGCAACGGAACGGCACGATGGATCTGCGCTCCTTACTCCGGACGCAACTGCCGGATTGAAGAACTACATTGAAGGTGTGCTGCTGACACAACTCGATCAGGAGCTGAATCACAATCGACCCACGGAGTGGTCGTTCGTGTTCGGTCACACCCACAAGCCATACGAGGATACCGGGGAATTCGCGGGTTATCCGGGGTTGACCGGTCTTTACAACAGCGGAGGGTGGGTGGTCGATACGCCTCAGGCCGAGCCGCTGCACGGCGCCAGCGCCGTTCTCGTCGATGAAAACCTCGACGTCGTTTCGTTGCGCTTTTACAACCAGCAGGCGGACGCGGCGAACTATGCCGTCCGCGTCAGCGAAGCCCAGCGCCCGAATGGAACGCACTCGGCGTTTTATGAG